The following coding sequences are from one Comamonas koreensis window:
- a CDS encoding glyoxalase superfamily protein — protein MTDTPRFQPCVIPVLRSFDAQRAAQFYQEFLGFVQDWTHRFGDDFPLYQQLSLHSAAGLACLLHLSEHHGDACPGSTVRIAWPQLEAFQQSLLAKNYRHAKPGLERMPWGMLEMRIADPFGNHLVFFEELPAAPEGTAA, from the coding sequence ATGACCGACACCCCGCGTTTTCAACCCTGCGTGATTCCCGTGCTGCGCAGCTTCGATGCCCAAAGGGCGGCGCAGTTCTACCAGGAGTTTCTGGGCTTTGTGCAGGACTGGACACACCGCTTTGGCGACGACTTTCCGCTCTACCAGCAGCTGAGCCTGCACAGCGCTGCGGGCCTGGCCTGCCTGCTGCATCTGAGTGAACACCATGGCGATGCCTGCCCCGGCAGTACGGTACGCATTGCCTGGCCGCAACTCGAGGCCTTCCAGCAAAGCCTGCTAGCCAAAAATTACCGCCATGCCAAACCGGGGCTGGAGCGCATGCCCTGGGGCATGCTCGAGATGCGCATTGCAGATCCGTTTGGCAATCACCTGGTGTTCTTTGAGGAGCTGCCAGCGGCGCCAGAAGGCACCGCTGCCTGA
- a CDS encoding VOC family protein — translation MSAQRPFKVLGIQQVAIGGTDKERMKKLWVNMLGLSQTGSFRSERENVDEDILAIGKGAFAVEVDIMQPLDIDKKPAVHATPLNHIGLWIDDLPKAVAWLTAQGVRFAPGGIRPGAAGHDICFLHPKSNDEFPIAGEGVLIELVQAPADVIAALG, via the coding sequence ATGTCAGCACAGCGTCCGTTCAAGGTTTTGGGAATCCAGCAAGTAGCGATAGGCGGCACCGATAAAGAGCGCATGAAAAAACTCTGGGTGAACATGCTGGGCCTGTCGCAAACGGGCAGCTTCCGCAGCGAGCGTGAGAATGTCGACGAGGATATCCTGGCGATAGGCAAAGGGGCCTTTGCAGTCGAGGTCGACATCATGCAGCCGCTGGACATCGACAAGAAGCCTGCCGTACACGCCACGCCGCTCAACCACATCGGTCTGTGGATTGACGACCTGCCCAAGGCCGTGGCATGGCTGACTGCCCAGGGCGTGCGTTTTGCGCCTGGCGGCATCCGCCCTGGCGCTGCGGGCCATGACATCTGTTTTCTGCACCCCAAGAGCAATGACGAATTCCCCATCGCTGGCGAGGGCGTGTTGATCGAGCTGGTGCAGGCGCCCGCCGATGTCATTGCGGCGCTGGGTTGA
- a CDS encoding EAL domain-containing protein: MPRLSPPIPTATHSDATPVQRYALPKRKRSLLLSIWPFVALAIVQTVLAISSLHILGAMRAFSSGESQWSKGQKDATYALARYAVSGDPAAYDQFHQGLHIPMSDMRARLMLEDQGYAARPQAALLLLQGHNEPEEINALIWLTVYFKNTESIGQLLARWQDADEPLQELQTLAGDIYASMQLAPPTPVQKQSWLAQINALQIQLSEAERAFNKVLGDTSRAMNKWLWSINIGIALAMLSLLMGHTWRLQRKTARAEDALDLVSERASTTLAAIGEAVITTDAAGHVMYMNRAAEELLGVSLEQLVTSELVQHMHASPSSAGSDKDGASAWVQTAIADALQGREHPRETIFRLCDAQHHVREVKLAFTPIGDDIGTTEAVFVLHDVSQEQRYIRELAWQATHDQLTGLVNRYEFERLLGVLLEQTKQEDTAPGDHAIMYLDLDQFKVINDTAGHIAGDAMLRAMSAMLQRCLRAGDTLARVGGDEFAILLKHCTFEDAKRIAEQIRDAAQNVRIQWGERSLSAGISIGLVKLAAPLTSVEEVLRVADMASYGAKQRGRNNVYAYDPGVDQEIARYVGEMEWVERIKAALEGGHFCLYAQAIEALSTDADEIAGGGLHIEVQIRMRLPDGNIISPVLFIPAAERYGLMPMVDRWVVKQTLQTLAHLQKTAQSPAISCCAINLSGTSLGDERLLDFLQDQIARHGVDPRTLCFEITETAAITHLPNAIRLVKALKALGCRFSMDDFGAGVSSFGSLKNLPVDFLKIDGTIVADMLNEPAHRAMVDAINHLGHALDMKTIAEFASTPEIVESLRGMGIDYAQGYAVGRPQPFSNTIAAPSSNCVH; encoded by the coding sequence ATGCCCCGTCTAAGCCCGCCGATACCCACAGCGACGCATAGCGACGCAACGCCTGTGCAACGCTATGCCCTGCCCAAGCGCAAGCGCAGCTTGCTGTTGAGCATCTGGCCCTTTGTGGCTTTGGCGATCGTACAGACGGTCTTGGCCATCTCCAGTTTGCACATACTGGGGGCCATGCGGGCTTTCAGCTCCGGCGAGAGCCAGTGGAGCAAGGGCCAGAAAGACGCGACCTATGCGTTGGCACGCTATGCGGTGAGCGGCGACCCTGCCGCCTATGATCAGTTCCACCAAGGCCTGCATATCCCCATGAGCGACATGCGGGCGCGCCTGATGCTGGAAGACCAGGGCTATGCTGCCAGGCCCCAGGCAGCCCTGCTGCTGCTGCAAGGCCACAACGAGCCCGAAGAGATCAATGCGCTGATCTGGTTGACCGTCTATTTCAAAAACACCGAGTCGATTGGTCAGTTGCTGGCCCGCTGGCAAGACGCCGATGAGCCCTTGCAGGAACTCCAGACGCTGGCGGGCGATATCTATGCCAGCATGCAGCTGGCTCCCCCGACCCCGGTACAAAAGCAAAGCTGGCTGGCCCAGATCAATGCGCTGCAGATACAGCTGTCCGAGGCCGAGCGCGCCTTCAACAAGGTGCTGGGCGATACATCACGGGCGATGAACAAATGGCTGTGGTCGATCAACATCGGCATCGCGCTGGCCATGCTGAGCCTGCTGATGGGCCATACCTGGCGACTGCAGCGCAAGACGGCCCGCGCCGAGGATGCACTGGATCTGGTCAGCGAGCGCGCCTCCACCACGCTGGCTGCCATTGGCGAAGCGGTCATCACCACCGATGCCGCCGGACATGTGATGTACATGAACCGCGCGGCCGAGGAGCTGCTGGGCGTGAGCCTGGAGCAGCTGGTGACCAGTGAACTGGTGCAGCACATGCATGCGTCGCCCTCCTCTGCCGGCAGCGACAAAGACGGCGCCTCTGCATGGGTACAAACGGCCATCGCCGATGCCCTGCAAGGGCGCGAGCACCCGCGTGAGACGATTTTCCGCCTTTGCGATGCGCAGCACCATGTGCGCGAGGTCAAACTCGCTTTTACCCCGATCGGGGACGACATCGGCACGACCGAAGCGGTGTTTGTGTTGCACGATGTGAGCCAGGAGCAACGCTATATCCGCGAGCTGGCCTGGCAGGCCACCCATGACCAGTTGACCGGCCTGGTCAACCGCTATGAGTTTGAGCGCCTGCTCGGTGTGCTCCTGGAGCAGACCAAGCAGGAGGACACAGCGCCCGGCGACCATGCCATCATGTACCTGGACCTGGACCAGTTCAAGGTCATCAACGACACGGCAGGCCACATTGCCGGGGACGCCATGCTGCGCGCGATGAGCGCCATGCTGCAGCGCTGCCTGCGGGCCGGGGACACGCTGGCCCGTGTCGGCGGCGACGAATTTGCCATTTTGCTCAAGCACTGCACCTTTGAAGATGCCAAGCGCATTGCCGAGCAGATCCGCGATGCCGCACAGAATGTGCGCATTCAATGGGGTGAGCGCAGTCTGAGTGCAGGCATCAGCATCGGCCTGGTCAAGCTCGCCGCGCCCCTCACCTCGGTGGAAGAAGTGCTGCGTGTCGCCGACATGGCCAGCTACGGCGCCAAGCAGCGCGGCCGCAACAATGTGTATGCCTACGACCCGGGTGTGGACCAGGAGATCGCCCGTTATGTGGGAGAGATGGAATGGGTCGAGCGCATCAAGGCAGCGCTGGAAGGTGGGCATTTCTGCCTGTATGCCCAAGCCATTGAAGCACTCAGCACAGACGCCGACGAGATCGCCGGGGGCGGCCTGCACATTGAGGTGCAAATACGCATGCGCCTGCCCGATGGCAACATCATCAGCCCCGTGCTGTTCATTCCTGCAGCTGAGCGCTACGGGCTGATGCCGATGGTCGACCGCTGGGTGGTCAAGCAAACCTTGCAGACCCTGGCCCACCTGCAAAAAACCGCGCAAAGCCCTGCCATCTCCTGCTGCGCCATCAACCTGTCAGGCACCTCTCTGGGTGACGAGCGTCTGCTGGATTTTTTGCAAGATCAGATCGCACGCCATGGCGTGGACCCGCGCACGCTGTGTTTCGAGATCACCGAGACCGCTGCCATCACACATCTGCCCAACGCCATCCGCCTGGTCAAGGCCTTGAAGGCACTGGGGTGTCGCTTCTCAATGGACGACTTTGGCGCGGGCGTCTCGTCCTTTGGCTCGCTCAAAAATCTGCCTGTGGACTTTCTCAAGATCGATGGCACCATCGTCGCCGATATGCTCAATGAGCCTGCCCACCGCGCCATGGTGGATGCCATCAACCACCTGGGCCACGCGCTGGACATGAAGACCATTGCCGAGTTCGCATCTACGCCTGAGATTGTGGAGTCCTTGCGCGGCATGGGTATCGACTATGCGCAGGGCTATGCGGTGGGCCGCCCTCAGCCTTTCTCCAACACGATCGCGGCACCATCTTCCAACTGCGTGCATTAG
- a CDS encoding YncE family protein, whose amino-acid sequence MLVNLKGCLRWASALALCCAWCAAQATPLAYVVNRDDSNVSVVDVVNKRTVTTIPAGMAMPQEIAISPDGCLAYLSSVWSATIAVLDLGKHQLLAGIPLNQVSNGVVFSPSGALAYIDTNTPGGGAIAVIDTATHQLVRTFPVSPHNTRGMAIHPDGSRLYALEQHRDPDVGQVAVIDPSSGTVLERIGVGTDASDIQVHPAGTLAYVVNRESRQAHGTVTVINTRTHTVAATVAVGKHPSRVAFHPAGNQAYVTNSGDGTVSVIDTASHAVVGVIEVDQTPQHVVFHPAGTHAYVSNPQRNSLSIIDTATQEMHGAVTVGSAPWGVALASNGRETATPQGTNGLEAGSVVAGKPIPISGVWAGLLLLVVSMTALHRHGQKLMG is encoded by the coding sequence GTGTTAGTCAATTTGAAAGGATGTCTGCGCTGGGCCAGTGCCCTTGCGCTGTGCTGCGCTTGGTGCGCGGCCCAGGCTACACCGCTGGCCTATGTGGTCAACCGGGATGACAGCAACGTGTCCGTGGTCGATGTGGTCAACAAGCGCACCGTCACCACCATTCCTGCCGGTATGGCCATGCCCCAAGAGATTGCCATCAGCCCGGACGGATGCCTTGCCTATCTCTCCAGCGTCTGGTCCGCCACCATTGCGGTCCTCGATCTGGGCAAGCACCAGCTGCTCGCTGGCATCCCTTTGAACCAGGTCAGCAACGGTGTTGTTTTCAGCCCTTCCGGAGCGCTGGCCTATATCGATACCAACACCCCTGGCGGCGGCGCGATTGCTGTCATTGACACGGCCACCCACCAACTCGTGCGCACCTTTCCCGTCAGCCCCCACAACACCCGTGGCATGGCCATCCACCCCGATGGTTCACGCCTGTATGCGCTCGAACAACACCGCGACCCCGATGTCGGGCAAGTCGCGGTGATCGACCCCAGCAGTGGCACGGTGCTCGAACGCATCGGCGTTGGCACGGATGCCAGCGATATCCAGGTTCACCCGGCTGGCACCCTGGCCTATGTGGTCAACCGCGAGTCTCGCCAGGCCCATGGCACTGTCACCGTGATCAATACGCGAACCCACACCGTCGCCGCCACGGTCGCTGTCGGCAAGCACCCCAGTCGCGTCGCCTTTCACCCCGCAGGCAACCAGGCATATGTCACCAACAGCGGCGACGGCACGGTCTCAGTCATCGACACCGCCAGCCACGCGGTGGTCGGTGTGATCGAGGTGGACCAGACACCGCAGCATGTCGTCTTCCATCCTGCAGGAACGCATGCCTATGTGAGCAATCCGCAGCGCAATAGCCTGTCTATTATTGATACCGCTACCCAGGAAATGCATGGCGCCGTGACGGTGGGCAGTGCTCCTTGGGGGGTTGCGTTGGCCAGCAATGGGCGCGAGACCGCCACCCCACAGGGTACCAATGGCCTGGAAGCGGGCAGCGTCGTGGCAGGCAAACCCATTCCAATCAGCGGCGTATGGGCCGGCTTGTTGCTGCTGGTCGTGAGCATGACGGCACTGCACCGCCATGGGCAGAAGCTGATGGGCTAA
- a CDS encoding YgiQ family radical SAM protein — MSAPIDVSFFERAAKPLTSYKPYWAKRFGAAPFLPMSRAEMDQLGWDSCDIILVTGDAYVDHPSFGMAVIGRVLEAQGFRVGIIAQPDWQSAEAFKALGKPNLFWGVTAGNMDSMINRYTADRKIRSDDAYTPGDVGGKRPDRAAIVYSQRCREAYKDVPIVLGGIEGSLRRIAHYDYWSDKVRRSIVVDSKCDILLYGNAERALVEVAHRIAAREPVENITDVRGTSFFRRASEEGWFEVDSTTVDEPGEVEPHINPYMTTSEQAEAQGQSCAKEDAEKQGANASAAAPAAACGSAAASASAPTLSNVQPLQFVPNLSLRHKSKMPARDRTVLRLPSFEEVKSDPILYAHANRVLHLETNPGNARALVQAHGEGATARDVWMNPPPIPLTTAEMDWVFGLPYARSPHPAYADENGSHEGATKIPAWEMIRTSVNIMRGCFGGCTFCSITEHEGRIIQSRSEDSIIQELEDIRDKVKGFTGTISDLGGPTANMYRLGCKSPQIEAACRKPSCVFPGICPNLHTDHGPLIKIYRRARKLPGIKKILIGSGLRYDLAVKSPEYIKELVQHHVGGYLKIAPEHTEAGPLGKMMKPGIGSYDRFKQLFEKFSEEAGKKQFLIPYFIAAHPGTSDEDMMNLAIWLKKNGFRADQVQTFYPSPMATATAMYHSGRNTLTKVRRQMRDEAEERVDIVRGEKRRRLHKAFLRYHDPNNWPLLREALKTMGRSDLIGNGKQHLIPTFQPLVDGSYQSARKKNSTASKGGTGLGYTTNKDGKAVAMAPRRPQEQQEPKGDVRFRTAQPKPGQLLTQHSGLPPRAGVRAGAGKPGQAKKSGPARKGSR, encoded by the coding sequence ATGTCTGCCCCGATTGATGTTTCTTTTTTTGAACGTGCTGCCAAGCCGCTGACCAGCTACAAGCCGTACTGGGCCAAGCGCTTTGGTGCTGCGCCATTTCTGCCGATGAGCCGAGCCGAGATGGACCAGCTGGGCTGGGACAGCTGCGACATCATCCTGGTCACCGGTGACGCCTATGTGGACCATCCCAGCTTTGGCATGGCCGTGATTGGCCGCGTGCTGGAGGCCCAGGGCTTTCGCGTGGGCATCATTGCGCAGCCGGACTGGCAAAGTGCCGAGGCCTTCAAGGCGCTGGGCAAGCCCAACCTGTTCTGGGGCGTGACGGCGGGCAATATGGATTCGATGATCAACCGCTACACGGCTGACCGCAAGATCCGCTCGGACGACGCCTATACGCCGGGCGATGTGGGCGGCAAGCGCCCGGACCGCGCGGCCATCGTCTACAGCCAGCGCTGCCGTGAAGCCTACAAGGATGTGCCCATTGTGCTGGGCGGCATCGAAGGCTCGCTGCGCCGCATTGCCCACTACGACTACTGGAGCGACAAGGTACGTCGCTCGATTGTGGTGGACAGCAAGTGCGACATCCTGCTCTACGGCAATGCCGAGCGTGCGCTGGTCGAAGTGGCCCACCGCATTGCCGCGCGCGAGCCGGTGGAGAACATCACCGATGTGCGCGGCACCTCGTTTTTCCGCCGTGCATCGGAGGAGGGCTGGTTCGAGGTGGACTCCACGACGGTCGATGAGCCCGGTGAGGTCGAGCCCCACATCAACCCTTACATGACGACCAGCGAGCAGGCAGAAGCCCAGGGCCAAAGCTGCGCCAAGGAAGATGCAGAAAAGCAGGGCGCCAATGCGTCCGCTGCGGCTCCCGCCGCCGCCTGTGGCTCGGCTGCTGCCAGCGCAAGCGCGCCCACGCTGTCGAATGTGCAGCCGCTGCAGTTTGTGCCCAATCTGTCGCTGCGCCACAAATCCAAGATGCCGGCGCGCGACCGCACCGTGCTGCGCCTGCCCAGCTTTGAAGAGGTCAAGAGCGACCCAATTTTGTACGCCCATGCCAACCGCGTGCTGCACCTGGAAACCAACCCCGGCAATGCCCGTGCGCTGGTACAGGCCCATGGCGAAGGAGCCACGGCCCGCGATGTGTGGATGAACCCGCCGCCCATTCCGCTCACCACCGCCGAAATGGACTGGGTGTTCGGTCTGCCGTATGCCCGCAGCCCGCACCCGGCCTATGCCGACGAGAACGGCAGCCACGAAGGCGCGACCAAGATCCCCGCCTGGGAGATGATCCGCACCTCGGTCAACATCATGCGCGGCTGCTTTGGCGGCTGCACCTTCTGCTCGATCACCGAGCACGAAGGCCGCATCATCCAGAGCCGCTCGGAAGACTCCATCATCCAGGAGCTCGAAGACATCCGCGACAAGGTCAAGGGTTTCACCGGCACCATCTCGGATCTGGGCGGTCCCACGGCCAACATGTACCGCCTGGGCTGCAAGAGCCCGCAGATCGAGGCGGCCTGCCGCAAGCCCAGCTGCGTGTTCCCTGGCATCTGCCCGAACCTGCACACCGACCACGGTCCACTGATCAAGATCTACCGCCGCGCGCGCAAGCTCCCTGGCATCAAGAAGATCCTGATCGGCTCGGGCCTGCGCTATGACCTGGCGGTCAAGTCGCCCGAGTACATCAAGGAGCTGGTGCAGCACCATGTGGGCGGCTACCTGAAGATCGCCCCCGAGCACACCGAGGCAGGACCGCTGGGCAAGATGATGAAGCCCGGCATTGGCAGCTATGACCGCTTCAAGCAGCTGTTTGAAAAGTTCAGCGAAGAGGCGGGCAAGAAGCAGTTTCTGATTCCCTACTTCATTGCGGCCCACCCGGGCACTAGCGATGAGGACATGATGAACCTGGCGATCTGGCTCAAGAAGAATGGCTTCCGCGCCGACCAGGTGCAGACCTTCTACCCCAGCCCGATGGCTACCGCCACCGCGATGTACCATAGCGGCCGCAATACGCTCACCAAGGTGCGCCGCCAGATGCGGGACGAGGCCGAAGAGCGCGTCGATATCGTGCGCGGTGAAAAGCGCCGCCGTCTGCACAAGGCGTTCTTGCGCTACCACGATCCCAACAACTGGCCGCTGCTGCGCGAAGCACTCAAGACCATGGGGCGCTCGGACCTGATCGGCAATGGCAAGCAGCACCTGATCCCGACCTTCCAGCCGCTCGTCGATGGCAGCTACCAGAGCGCGCGCAAAAAGAACAGCACTGCCTCCAAGGGTGGCACCGGCCTGGGCTACACCACCAACAAAGACGGCAAGGCCGTAGCGATGGCGCCGCGCCGCCCGCAAGAGCAGCAGGAGCCCAAGGGCGATGTGCGCTTTCGCACTGCGCAGCCCAAGCCCGGCCAACTGTTGACCCAGCACAGCGGCTTGCCGCCAAGGGCTGGCGTGCGCGCCGGCGCAGGCAAGCCTGGGCAGGCCAAGAAGTCAGGCCCCGCGCGCAAGGGCAGCCGCTAA
- a CDS encoding IMPACT family protein, whose product MPYTLAQPVHSELIIKKSRFIGCVQPVQDRAQALVIVQSLREQHPGANHVCWALMAGGQSAAVDDGEPSGTAGRPMLDVLRHQQIEGALATVVRYFGGVKLGAGGLVRAYTDAIAQAMLKAEKIERQAMTRLQCRLPYALEGGMRREVASANAQLLHVSHGDDVLAEIELVASHAPDFVARMNELGQGRILWLDDPA is encoded by the coding sequence ATGCCCTACACCCTGGCCCAGCCCGTTCACAGCGAACTGATCATCAAGAAAAGCCGTTTCATCGGCTGTGTTCAGCCGGTGCAGGACCGTGCACAGGCCTTGGTCATTGTTCAAAGCCTGCGCGAGCAACACCCCGGCGCCAACCATGTGTGCTGGGCGCTGATGGCGGGCGGGCAGTCTGCCGCCGTCGATGATGGCGAGCCCAGCGGCACAGCGGGGCGCCCGATGCTCGATGTGCTGCGCCACCAGCAGATCGAAGGCGCCCTGGCAACGGTGGTGCGCTATTTTGGCGGTGTCAAGCTGGGCGCCGGCGGTCTGGTGCGGGCCTACACCGACGCCATTGCCCAGGCGATGCTGAAAGCAGAAAAAATCGAGCGCCAGGCGATGACCCGCCTGCAATGCCGCCTGCCCTACGCGCTCGAAGGGGGCATGCGGCGCGAGGTTGCCAGCGCCAACGCGCAGTTGCTGCACGTGAGCCACGGCGATGATGTGCTCGCCGAGATCGAGTTGGTCGCGTCGCACGCCCCTGACTTTGTCGCCCGGATGAATGAACTTGGCCAGGGCCGCATCCTCTGGCTTGATGATCCTGCTTGA
- a CDS encoding GAF domain-containing protein, whose protein sequence is MSELLVATAEGSDDLIDQNVKEVLHGLREHLKMDVIFVSEIRNGQRTFKHVDHSAGKALIETGGGSSLEQSFCQCVLDGRLPPLVHDAAEHIESAKLPATPFRVGAHLSTPIVLANGEIYGTLCCFSTEPDPSLRDTDLQKLAVVAKHTARRIDVRRETARDAELEKWKLQPIDEKKQAWAFPGKKGN, encoded by the coding sequence ATGAGCGAGCTGTTGGTGGCCACCGCCGAAGGCTCCGACGACCTGATTGACCAGAACGTCAAAGAGGTGTTGCACGGACTGCGCGAGCATCTAAAAATGGATGTGATCTTTGTCTCGGAGATCCGCAATGGCCAGCGCACCTTCAAGCATGTGGACCACAGCGCCGGCAAGGCCTTGATTGAAACCGGAGGCGGCTCCTCGCTGGAGCAATCCTTTTGCCAATGCGTGCTCGACGGCCGCCTGCCGCCGCTGGTGCATGACGCGGCAGAGCACATCGAGTCGGCCAAACTCCCTGCCACCCCTTTCCGCGTTGGCGCCCACCTGAGCACCCCCATTGTGCTGGCCAATGGTGAGATCTACGGCACCCTGTGCTGCTTCAGCACCGAGCCCGACCCGAGTCTGCGCGATACCGATCTGCAAAAACTCGCCGTCGTTGCCAAGCACACGGCACGCCGCATCGATGTGCGCCGCGAGACCGCGCGCGACGCCGAGCTCGAGAAATGGAAGCTGCAGCCAATCGATGAGAAAAAGCAGGCTTGGGCGTTCCCTGGCAAGAAGGGAAACTGA
- the phbB gene encoding acetoacetyl-CoA reductase, with product MSQKVAYVTGGMGGIGTAICQRLHKDGFKVIAGCGPTRDFQKWLGEQKALGYEFHASVGNVGNWESTVEAFAKTKAEHGSIDVLVNNAGITRDRMFIKMTPDDWQAVIETNLNSMFNVTKQVVADMVEKGWGRIVNISSVNGAKGQAGQTNYSAAKAGMHGFSMALAQEMAGKGVTVNTVSPGYIGTDMVKAIRPDVLEKIVGTIPMKRLGEPTEIAAIIAWLASEDGGYATGAEFSVNGGLHTH from the coding sequence ATGAGTCAAAAAGTGGCCTACGTAACCGGCGGTATGGGAGGCATTGGGACGGCCATTTGCCAGCGTTTGCACAAAGATGGATTCAAGGTGATTGCGGGCTGCGGGCCCACGCGCGATTTCCAAAAATGGTTGGGCGAGCAAAAGGCGCTTGGCTATGAGTTCCACGCTTCGGTCGGCAATGTCGGCAACTGGGAATCCACCGTGGAAGCCTTCGCCAAGACCAAGGCGGAGCACGGCAGCATCGATGTGTTGGTGAACAATGCCGGTATCACCCGGGACCGCATGTTCATCAAGATGACACCCGATGACTGGCAAGCGGTGATCGAAACGAACCTCAACTCCATGTTCAATGTGACCAAGCAGGTCGTCGCCGATATGGTGGAAAAAGGCTGGGGCCGCATCGTCAATATCAGCTCCGTCAACGGCGCAAAGGGCCAGGCGGGTCAGACCAACTACTCTGCCGCCAAGGCAGGCATGCATGGCTTCTCGATGGCCCTGGCCCAGGAGATGGCCGGCAAGGGCGTGACCGTGAACACCGTGAGCCCCGGCTATATCGGCACCGACATGGTCAAGGCCATCCGTCCCGATGTGCTGGAGAAAATCGTTGGCACCATCCCGATGAAGCGCCTGGGTGAGCCCACCGAGATCGCGGCGATCATCGCCTGGCTGGCATCGGAAGATGGCGGCTATGCGACTGGCGCGGAGTTCTCGGTCAATGGTGGTTTGCACACGCATTGA
- a CDS encoding acetyl-CoA C-acetyltransferase, producing the protein MEDIVIISAVRTAVGKFGGSLAKVPATDLGATVIEEALARANVGADQVDEVIMGQVLAAGVGQNPARQAMIKAGVDKKTPALTINAVCGSGLKAVMLAAQAVGQGDAEIVVAGGQENMSLSPHVLNGSRDGQRMGDWKMTDTMIVDGLWDVYNQYHMGITAENVAKEFQIDRDKQDAFALASQQKAAAAQDAGKFDEEIVTVHIPQRKGDPVAFKADEYINRKTNGEALASLKPAFDKAGSVTAGNASGLNDGAAALVIASAKKAKELGAEPLARIVGFATVGLDPKIMGMGPMHAVRKVLAKTGWKAEEVDLFELNEAFAAQACAVNQELGLDTSKVNVNGGAIAIGHPIGASGARILVTLLHEMKRRGSKRGIAGLCIGGGMGVALAVERA; encoded by the coding sequence ATGGAAGACATCGTCATCATCTCCGCCGTGCGCACGGCAGTTGGTAAGTTTGGCGGCTCGCTGGCCAAAGTGCCCGCGACGGACCTGGGTGCCACCGTCATCGAGGAGGCGCTGGCCCGTGCCAATGTGGGCGCCGACCAGGTCGATGAGGTCATCATGGGGCAGGTGCTGGCCGCGGGTGTGGGCCAAAACCCCGCACGCCAGGCGATGATCAAGGCCGGTGTGGACAAGAAGACGCCGGCGCTGACCATCAACGCCGTCTGCGGCTCGGGCCTCAAGGCAGTCATGCTGGCAGCGCAGGCTGTTGGCCAGGGCGATGCCGAGATCGTGGTGGCCGGCGGCCAGGAAAACATGAGCCTCTCGCCCCATGTGCTCAACGGCTCGCGGGACGGCCAGCGCATGGGCGACTGGAAGATGACCGACACGATGATCGTCGACGGCCTCTGGGATGTGTACAACCAGTACCACATGGGTATCACGGCAGAGAACGTCGCCAAGGAATTTCAGATTGATCGCGACAAGCAGGACGCCTTTGCGCTGGCCAGCCAGCAAAAGGCAGCCGCTGCGCAGGATGCCGGCAAGTTTGACGAAGAAATCGTCACCGTGCATATCCCGCAGCGCAAGGGTGACCCGGTCGCCTTCAAGGCAGATGAATACATCAACCGCAAGACCAATGGCGAAGCACTGGCCAGCTTGAAGCCCGCTTTTGACAAGGCTGGCTCGGTGACTGCCGGCAATGCCTCGGGCCTCAATGACGGTGCCGCCGCCCTGGTGATTGCCAGCGCCAAAAAGGCCAAGGAGCTGGGTGCTGAGCCGCTGGCACGCATTGTCGGCTTCGCCACCGTGGGCCTGGACCCCAAGATCATGGGCATGGGCCCCATGCATGCCGTGCGCAAGGTGCTGGCCAAGACCGGTTGGAAGGCCGAGGAGGTCGATTTGTTCGAGCTCAATGAAGCCTTTGCGGCCCAGGCCTGCGCCGTGAACCAGGAGCTGGGTCTGGACACCAGCAAGGTCAATGTCAACGGTGGCGCGATTGCGATTGGCCACCCCATTGGTGCATCCGGTGCGCGCATCCTCGTGACACTGCTGCACGAGATGAAACGCCGTGGCTCCAAGCGCGGTATTGCCGGCCTGTGTATCGGCGGCGGCATGGGCGTGGCACTGGCGGTGGAACGCGCCTGA